In Phaseolus vulgaris cultivar G19833 chromosome 3, P. vulgaris v2.0, whole genome shotgun sequence, the sequence GCCGAGAAGACGAATGCGACCTCTTGCTATTTCTATCACGTTTTTTCGATTTCTTTGAAGGACCAGCAGCCTCAACATTACTTACCGGTTCAACCACTTCAACATTCACAACGGGTTCCACGACTTCTTCCACCACAGGATTCACCACACTTTCACGATAGGGAGTTACATCACCCACCTTGTTCAGCAATTTCGAAAAATACGAGCGAGCTTTCGGATTAGTGCTCGCCATCAAagctgaaaatcaataaaacatTTAGCGAAGTTAAAAAACTCATCCTATAAAGAGCGAAAATGTGGAACAACCACGTACCAATCAGATCTTCTCGAGGATTTGGTGAAGTGTACAGTTGTAGCAAGGCGCGAGTGGGAACCTGGTACGAGAGCCGACTAAAAACTTCGATAACATGACGATCGGCCACACCCATTGAATGAAACGAAATTGAGTTAAACTTCACAGGATCTTTTGTCCAGTACAGAGGAAACCTTGGAGAATCTCCATCAAAAAAATACTCTCTTCCTACAGGCtctattagaattttaaaaaaactcccCTTAAAATCTTTGTATGATGATGTAAAAGATTTAAGGAAACAAACATTGGATTTACTAATAAAGGATAACCACCCTGGCCGCTTCCCAGGCCGAGAGCTATAATAGTACAAGAAGGAAGTAGGACTGGGAGAAAGCGAtaataatttacacaaaatGTTAAATGCTTGCATCGCAGCCCAACCATTCGGATGAAGCTGAGTAGGCGCAACATTAAGAAAGTTAAGAACGCCTATTTGAAAGTTGTTAAAAGGCAACCGAATATGAAGATCTCTAAAAAagcaagcataaaaataaaaaaattcataactaTCACCCTCTCGGCCATGACAAACATTATCGGCATCTCCAACACGCCGAAaagaaataatatcattttcaatGTCAGAATAATAAATCTGAGAATGGGAAAGGAAACTACAAAGTTCGATAGCAGAATGGTATTTGGACAAATACTCTCGGACTTTAGGATTAACCCATTGGTAACCTGGACGAAGATTTTTCTGAGGCAATACAATGCCGAATTCTTGAGGAGCATCAACAGTCGGTGCTCCATTTGAATCATTCATACAAGAAGGGGTAGCAGATGAAGACTTCGAGTCTCGATGATCCTCTTCTCGCACCACTCGCCCAGTTGATTCACCACCCGCGcttgaaaaatcatcagaaGCAGAAAAACTTGAAAGAGACATTACCTTTGCAAGAACTGATTACAGATTGAAAATAAGCTTCTTTTCTTAATACACAACGAAACACATTCGTAAAAGTTTGAAAGAAGACCCTATTTATAACCCAAAGATACACCCTAGAATTTGAAACGTTACGAGCAATCTGAAACCGTTCAACAATGTATAATCTAACGGTTGCAACAACAAATTCACGTCAAATCAACTTAACTCAGCAAGCTAAAGCACAAAAACCGAGGCAttcaatatcaaatcaaatcaaatgtcaaatttactatattttattaagacacgaatattttttttaaaaaagcttAAAATATTTCTGTCTTGGGGGGCTAGTGTACTAGtaggctaaaaccgagaggttcatGCTGAGAACTACATAGTATAACAACTAAGATGTTAggttaaaaccgagaggtttagaCCGAAAGCGAAGAAgacaaaagaataaaacaaaaatataaatattataaaagccCAATTAGATAAAAACTTGCAAGAGGGGtgcacaaataataaaaaaggtgcagaaagaaagccCAAGAGTAAAGGGGAAAGCCCATTAaagaaactctataaataggagttcaGAGATAGAAagaggtaagagtgattttatctgatgaatgttaaaccttttctgactttggcatcggagtgacttgcaggtaccccccacctgttgtgaagagaagccgagagcaccagccgagaggagaagTCAAGAGTTCCCATCAAGGAGAGAAGTTAAGTATCCAGCCCAAGATAGTATTCAGCCCAAGCTTGAAGGATTAGTCTTGTTAACCCATTTcaagtgttcttggtccttgttgtaagaacagTTACTTTGCTCAGAAGTTACGAAAGTGGGAGTATGTTAGAGAAATCCCCCAATTGGTGTTTGAGCCAACGCGATAAAAGCCTTGCCAAGCTGATCATTATCGTTTACTCTCATTCCTGTGTAACGTGCACTTTGTGCTTGAATATGGAATCTAGAGGTACAAgtgccttctttttcttttttatttacaaacaaGTGTCTTCCACTTCAATATTCCTGCCTCTCGGGTTACGGTTACGCAATGGGCATATAAAACGTTGATATTAGTGATAAAATAGGGAAAATTTTGAATATGAATTTAATAAGTGAATTATTAGTAACAAACAAATTGTAACTGTAAATTAgttgaaaatttgaaataaattaccaaaatataattactttttCTAGTCAAAGTTGTATGAAGTCGTCCAGCCTGGGTTAACAATGTACTGTTAGGCCGATTGGTCGAAAAGTCATACCGAAAGGTCAAGCTgaaaagtatatataaaaagttaaatgtagaaaaaaaataaaaaaatataaatatggtCACTGTAGCAAAGCCCATTACGATAAGGTCTAAATTAATAGGTGTGTATTTAAAAAGATATTaggtacaaaaagaaaaatctaGATAGGTTATGGGTCCAATAAGAAAATACTATAAATAGGACATCAATATAAGAGGTAACTAGAGTGAATTTTATCTGATTATCATATCAAATTGATTCTGACTTAAGCATCAGAGCGCCTTGAAGGTACCAAGAGTGAAAACAATAGGGTTCATAATAAATCAGGGTTGATAACGAACCTCCCCTTGGTAACACACCAAAAGTGGGAACAGTAAACCTCAGTGAAGTCTCCCCTTGGTAAGATACCAAGAGTGGGAGTGAAGTTTCCCCTTAGTGAGATTCCAAGAATAGAAGCAAAAACAGTAAGGCTCATAGCAAGTCAGGCAATACCTCTTACTTTGAGAGCTCAGGTCGCTATTGGCACGAACCAAAGAGAAACCTCCCTTTAGGGAGTACGTACAGATAAAGCAAAGCAATTTGTACAGGAGGACCTGTTGCCCAACGAAGCTTTGAGCTTAGGTACCCTAAAACATAAGTTTACCATTGGTTAAATAGGAGGACCGTGCTACTTAGGTATGGGAATTGACGTTCGATTAGTTGTCAAAATCGTTTTAAGACATACACTACCATCAAGCTAGCCGAAGTCAGAAAAAGAgacattcatatatatatatatatatatatatatgtgtgtgtgtgtgtgtgtactGACCCGTCATCGgacgttgaccaaagtcaaacatacGATGGGACCCACCAAGGGGTTCCAAGGAGGAACGTCAGCGTGTTGACCGCCTTGGGCGTCGCCAGCTTTGAGTGTCGACAGGTTTAGGCGTCTCCCACCTTAAAGGCGTGACTCGTTGTCCTAATAACGCCGTGGAGGGGGTGGCACTGTGAGAGGCCACGGTACAGGCGTGGAGGCCTCAGGCCTCGGCACCTCAGAACAGTgctaaagagaagagaaaggtggcttcaaggccatatttcCAGTACCAGCAGGGAGtgacctgactcgtgaagtacccatgcaTGAGGTGTAGAGACGTGGCCGTCCACGCCACCTTCGGAGAACCGCTGGGACAGACACGACccgggagagggccacgcccaggggtaaTCTACGTGCATGGTGTGAGTGATTAGAGGCTGGGgcacatgagttggcacccaggtagtcatcCCCTGCGCTGAATGCACTTCGAGGAGGGAAGACTTACGCcctgggatttccctaagttgggttacgtaGATCGGTGATGACGTGACTccttcagtcttttcgctggacaagtcttcgcttaagactggggggcttgtgtaccgccctggtagtcgggagtaatgacgtggcgtcgagctattatataggcgtgttggacggGACACCtagttggcagaagggaaggaggtcggggggttcgcgtaatcgccagttattaagttggcgtgctccgatctccatcatgcctaaaccggcggtcaccgagttgaagatgaagtcgccagatgtgaacccaggcgaccaagtgattagagatcgccgaaacaaggacatcgccgaagatgaaggcagatggatgtttcccagctggccagaggatgaggtcgggggacagcttgcttgagcatatacggtgaaacaggtggtgtagatcatgaaggcggccggcgagaccacagggaaggtgtgtacgaaggcacccgaactcgccatccagaagagatcgcgctccaaggcaactatgcactaagtagtatcatgcataagtaacttagccaaagaagagttagaagtagcgcccaagtcaaggatgctccagatgaaggcacgtgtacagctggatgcgagccacgtgtctagatgtgtaactgccaggagagagaaagtgccaaggtatataagagttctcaacgaacttctgaggtacgcacgttcagattattctttacgcttgcgagtcttgagtacactgagagagaactggtcacggttccttagaatTCTTGAGTCTTACTCTtgaagtaattggtggttcagtcactgacttgggcgttggagtgcgatcggccgcagcggcgctgtttcgtcttttgcaggttcttgaggtggatcacgatgaaggacggaggcaaacacggcgcatacgtcgatccaagtttgacgaggcaaagctccagcgttttggtcaacaggcaggatcagaaacGAAGGgtgattcccagcgagagcgttgcGTATGAGCCTTGCGTGGCAGAGTAtcagagaaaggagaagttatGTGCTTCGTAgtgtcgtgcacgagagtggcctaagaGAGCTAGTAAGTCAGTCGGTGATTAGTGCTTCTTAATCCATAACGTGCATGGTGCAAAGcagaggtgatcgttcacacaGTAGGTAATGCCTGGTGCGTGCGCTTACCCAAGCCACACTTGGTATTCACACTGAGGTTGCACGAGCCACCTAGTTGAAGTTCTGCGCTAAGTTACATCATGCATGGATAACCTAGGCGCGCAACAGAGGTGCGCTTTGAccctcagatgatgacacgtgtaagGTGAGATGTGAGTCACATGTCTCCACGTGTCATCAACAAAGATATgttggtgcatgcgtttaagAAAGGGGTTCTGCCAGGCCTTTTCAGTGAATCGTTGATCAGAAGTCACACCAGCACCTTCGCAGAGATTAGGCGTTGTGCTTTGGCGCACATCGTAGCAAagacagaggtttctgagaagaggggaagcgcgGTCCCGGCCAAGTCGCGCGGAGGATCGGGCAAGTCTCAGCAGCcgatgagggtgcatgaggccagaGAAGGAAAGAAGGATCAGGGTCGGGGGCGCGCGAGAGAGAGTAACGTGCTCCCCAGGTTTGACTTCGTGGTGGAATTGGCGGAGCTGATCGCCATTCCAGCCATAGCGGCAAGGTTGCGAGCACTAGAGAAGACTGGCAAGGtgctaggaaggaaaaagaatgtgtggtgtgagtttcaccaggcctatGGTCACTCACTCCACTCttgtttggcgttgggacaccaactcgCGGAGTTGGTAAAAAGTGGCTTTTTGAGCAATTACTTGCAGGAGACGCAAGGTGATCGGGCGTCGGGGCCACCAACAGAAGATCAGCAACACGAGGTACCTTGTAGACTTCCGATGGGTATTATCGATAGATGGCTCTtccaatcagcagggaagcggcgctgggGTTATTTTGGAAGGCCCGAACGGAGggctgatcgagcagtccctccgctttgccttcaaggctagcaacaatcaggcggagtatgaagccctgatcgcaggaatgttgctagcaagagaaatgggagcaagaagtcTGCTTGCCAAGAGTgactctttgctagtcaccgggcaagttacaggggagttccaggcgaaagatcctcagatggcagcttacctagagtatgtacaactcctgaagacgtccttcaccgagtttgaacTGGTTCATGTGccgagagagcaaaatgccagagcagacctgcttgccaagctggccagctctgGCAAGGGGGGaaagcagaggactgtcattcaggagaccttgaaggtaccgcgagcgttcgtgtcaaacaaccaggtacttcaagtGTACAAATCACTGGAGCGTCTAGCGATCGGTCATCGTTCGCTGACTCAAGAGACGTTGAAAGCGCCAAGGGTTAGAGCGCGACCGGCAAAGACCGATGAAGTGATGGAAGTCTGCGCTATTAGGGagcccgacacctggataacaccgTACCAGTTGTATTTaaaagatggtgtactcccactggacccggcagaggcaaaaagaataaagcgGAGCTCGAGTAAGTTTACTTTGATTGATGGAAACCTGTTTAGATTTGGGTTTTCTcatcctgtgcagatctgtgtgcatGGCGAGCAATGCGCTAGGCTTATGTCGGAACtacacgagggggtgtgcggaagtcatgtaggtggtcgcgctttggcaagtatgATCCTCCGCGCAGGGTATTATTGGCCAACGttgaaggaagactgcgtgagGTATGCTCAacgttgcaaacagtgtcaacttcacgcagattggcataaggcaccccccgaggagttgaagtccatccatagcccatggccatttcacacatggggaatcgacatcctgggacatTTTCCCCTGgcaataaggcagatgaagttcctcatcgtggccatcgagtatttcaccaagtgggtggaggcagaaccagtcgcacacatcaccgcacagaaagtcgaacactttgtctggaagaacatcgtctgtCGTTTTGgagtacccaagaggctggtctccgataatggcacccagttcacaagtcatcagctaaggaagatgtgcgaggagttaaagatacaacaggttttcgcctcagtggaacacccacaaacaaatgggcaggtggagtcagccaaccgagtactgctcagggggctgaaacgaagactagagaaagctaaaggaaAATGGGCAGAGGAAGTCCCCAGAATCGTATGGTCCTACCATACCactccacagtccagcacccatgagacaccctttagccttgtctatgggacggATGCCATGATccccgtggagatacaggagagctcccccaggttTCTGAATTTCATTGCCgaagaatccaatgaagagcgaaaggtgaatctcgacctactggacgaagtgcgagaagaagccagagttaGTGTTGAAGCCGTcaagagaagagtagaacggaggcacaactccaaggtgaggcTCAGTCGCTTCCAgaaaggtgatctggtgatgagaaaggcgcatcagaatgagatggaaaacaagctgtctccaaagtggacaggcccatACAGGGTGGTTGAGGCATTGGAGAATGGAGCTTATTGGCTGGAGACTctggaaggaggagcaatccccaggacgtggaacgccacccacttgaaattttatttcaattaagttgtaaagtagttgcgttctcgcgctaaagacACACCCAGTGTATATACTAaaaacagttgaacagataaagggacactcttttccctaaggagggtttttaatgaggccacccaatgaaaagattatcaGTATATCAAGTGTGCGAAAGTTTTCAAGTTAAAATACTCCTCGCCCCAAGCGCGagtgcaggtgatcggttaggccttatTCGCCCTAGCTGCGAATATGGGCGCTGAtctaagtcctcctcaccccaggtgtgagtgcaggcgactagggttcgaaaagccaggggtgctagtaagaccaaaagagggaaaggaaggattttgaaaaacgtccttacccacttggcatataccaatattggcccagtaaagctcttagtttaaacccttctcaccccaggagtgaggcagggaaagAATAACCCGATCCGCCCAAggttgatgaccttggggaaagtaagaggggttaccgagaaacactcttcttccccaaaacaaggtatcacctctgacgatcgatgtcctctatgcacttagcgctagagcgacagagaagcaaagtgaagatcgaagaacgatgactgatgagttgttggCGGGTACGCTgcccgaagaacgatgactgatgagttgttggtgggtacgctgcttgaagaacgatgactgatcagtcttGCCTTGTCGAAGGAAACTTCTCCAAACAAGTTCTTACACAAGTCGAAGCAGCCAGACTACGCCTAGTCAGTCATCTAGTACAAAGCTGTACACAAGAACTGTTGAAGACTAAGCTAAGGGAGTTGTTAGTCGTGATCAAAGTAAAGGCCAAGGTCAAAGAAGGtcgatcgcgctaagcctaagatggttaacagttagtcgtgtgcaaagTGAAAGATAAAGCCTAAGAAGGTGCGAAGAGAAAGGTATGCAGCTGACACCAGTATATATTAACGAcaagatctatacaagttcaaagtacaaaaagttgtgcagaagtataaaattacaaaaaagaaaaagagctcaaggaggaatgagctttccatccaccacttcatgatAAATGCTGAACTGTGAGAGGTCCAAATTCGGGAGAACGAATTGGATctgctcgagcgccagctcgaatctGTCAGCAAGGGcttcagcacccacgttcataagGTCGGCGTTCTCAGCTTCGAAtttttgctttgaggcctccgcagcattcTTCTCGATGGTAAGGGCAGCAATGGAagaggcagcttcttccaattggccctttgcctcagacagcttgctcaccacctcctcaagcttcttctcCCCAGTAGCGGTCGTTTCCCTGGtagactcgagctcccccactagttgtgagttcagttggcgtagggaggaggtctcggcctCCAGGTGGATCACCTTGCTCCGCAGTtgcaccacctcgcagtccagaGAGTTGAcggcttgccccatcaagatctcagtcttgatggtctcttggacctgcgctaggtactctccCCTGGATTTTTCCACCATACCCCTCATCAGATCtacggacccttgggcagcctcaaagtCACTTTGCAATGACTCCTTGTagtgctcaagctccttgatcCTCTTCTACAGGATTagttgcttgcggtgctgggtggaaaactccagggAAAGCACCATCTGCTTAGCcaagtgcatgtccacctcctcCCCGTTCCATTCGATAAGCTCCCGACTGCGAATGAGTTGTCGGACCAAAGCAATGACTCGGTTGAAATTCTCATTGCTAACTCCAGAGCCGCTTGGTCGCGAGCTGCCCCCACCACCTTCAGCGGTAGCAGCGGAGGTTGGCGGTGGTGGTGGCGATGCGAGAAGTCCCGGGGGATCCCCCGAGTGAGCAGAATCGCTCCCAGCAGGTGGAGTGGATTGACCAAGAGCTTGGCCTACTAGGGGAGGAGATGGTGGTCGAGGAGCTGGATATGGTAGTTGTTGGGGAGAGGGGAAGGATGTTGGCACTGGGGCAGGTTGAGCAGAAGGGGGCGAGGCTGAACCTTCCTCTATCTCCACCACTTCAATCTCCCCAGGCTGAAGGGATGAAGCCCCCCCAACCTCTGGAAGTTTCCTCTTGCGGTgtacaagaggagagccagaactctcctcttcggttgagggGGTAGGGGCAGCAGCAGCTgtagcagatgaaggaaaggccttcgctagccttcttcttttcctcattggctcggggccttcagctggcgcgaccgagagaggaggaGCTGCGACGGGatcggtggtggaagaagaagagtcAATCATCTTGGCGCCCTGGATTCGGGCAAGCTCCAACAATGCCTTCCTCCTTTCCTTCCCTGAAGTCATGTCTACATCGAAGgaaaaaagaagagttagatggcataATTATGCAAGTGGGTCAAAATGTATACAAGTATGCATGAGaatgtgcaagtatcctaagaggtgaaagaagaagagcctacctatGTACTTCTTAAGAGCCAACACATCAAACTCGTGTTTGATGAGAAGAGCTGAGTTGTACTTTGCCCCTAGGAACAGCCCACATAgttcgcgctcgtagggggccatgacTTTGAGGCCACGGGGTTTCTTGAACTCGACTCCAGGAACCCAATAAAGGGGAAACCCCTCGAGCAatgttggactttgtggggtagcagatatcatatagaacctgcccttccaatccttgaaggattgctgatacaggcccaagagcacccgtccagcaaccccgttcaggctgacccaggtCCTATCCCcggggttcttcgcctcgaaaaAGTATAGGAATACATCTACGGAGGCGTTATGCCCGAAGTAGTTGCAGAGGATCTCAAATGCCcgtatgaaagcccaggcattcggatggagttggcagggggCGACATTtagctccatcatcagctccttttcaaagaaggtgaagggcaggcgcagcttcaacctcttgaagatggcggagtagacgaaggtgaagggcaccacattggtggccctatcatccgcacagatgggcatccctcgaggaggaatgcgtataCGGATGTTAAAATCGTTTTCCCTATCGATGGCGCAAGAAGGCTCATCTGGGTCGTTGCTCAGAAGGGATTTGAGGTGACCCTGCGGTAGTAGGGTGGAGGTTTCACCCAGCAACGCCAGGggagcccagtcgtagaccctaGCGTTGTCATGGTAGGAGGTTGCATCGGGTGGTGGCGGCGCCGGTGCACTtgctgaaggctgtgcaccagaggacGAGGCGACGATTCGagcggtttgtttcaagcgagccattgcgagataactgcaatggagaaaaatgaagggtcagacgaatggaagaagaggaaatgatgaatggttcggtgaaaaacagagcaagggaagaagaaagaaatgtcCAGGCGAAAAAGAGGAAGAGAGAGAAGCAAAAAGCAGAGTGAGGGGCgcgaaaaccctagcgcgggtcgagaagagcaaaaacagagaagatgaatgcatgataatgaAAGGGACGAATGCAATGGTGAAAAGAGCCTAAATagaccaaggaagaagaaaaaccatacctttgagtgGTCGCGAAAGGTTTGGAGGTAGAAAGCTTGAAGGaagatgggcgcgcagagagGGAATTCGAAGTGAGCCTGAGAgtgttgaagaagatgatgaaacagtgaaaacGCGCACCTATTTGAATAagggaagcgctagcgacactccACGATGGTCGTTGATGCGGCCACGTGTCGCAAGATTAAGGGAGGAAGTTGTAACGTTAAAAggcaacacgtgaggtggcacgtgatgcggcCCCACTGGCCACGTGGACCGAGagcgcgaccacttagtctcttcgctgagaacgagttcacacctcgagactagggggcttgtgatccggtcgatcatcggtagtcgatgacgtcagcagcagataaccacgtggaccactcgcaaggtgacacgtggatcaggtggcagagaaatcagggaggagatcacccggtatggtgatcgatggtcagtaaccgagtggccaccggcagatcagttccaagataaacacccgggggagaatgcgagaagcaatagagcaccgatcagtcatcgggtgcatggtcatcggggtttcgtgttacacgcagttaaactgggactcaGATTCCCaacgagagcgttacgcatggacctcgcatgatcatacctcagagaaagaagagctcctcgcCGGAATAAttgtgcacgagagtggcctgagggagttagtaaaccagccagtgattggtgacttcctcaacccattacgtgcatgacgtAGTGGAGGGGGAATCGCGTATGCAGAGAGCAGTGCTTGGTgtgtgtgcctagtccagccacacctggcgttctcctgggaatgtgcgattcacccagatggaagaaacgcgccaagttactccgcaagggaataacttcggggcacaaagagatgcgctagagcccttcaggtggtggcacgtgtacggttatatgtgagttgcatgcctccacgtgtcactatctgagaggggcgcggcccagataaaggtgcactccgtgtcgtgaaaggtacagacagaaaacccagacacccacgaccctgactgtggtacgttttcgtacaaaagcataacagaattctgacacacgcagagaacAGCGTAACAGAactctgttaggcacagacacagagggggataaaaagagaatcaaagagtaatacacacacacattatttttgttagtgattctgcgatctaacttgagcgttggagtgcaaacggctactagaggcgccgtctgtgtgttttgcaggttgcattTGAAGTTCCCagagaaggttctaagagcactcttgcagatagcacagttgccatAGGCGGGGCAAGGAAGCGACgaggcaattcctccacgcttgagttgtcggcaggatcaccATCCTTCCGGAAACCTTCTCCTTAAGCGTAATCACCAAGTGTctggtcatcttggtgtttagacacaccggggacgatacggtaaTGCTCTCAGCAtgcctctcctcgggcgtgggcaccaagaatACTTATCACCTTGATGTTTTTAGACACatcggggacgatacggcgttgcCTCCgggcaggcctctcctcaggcgtgggcaccaagtgcgcATTGATCAGGGCTAGTTACCTTGGTGTTTAAACACCCCATGGACAATACGGCGCTGCTTCAagcaggcctctcctcgagcgtgggcaccaaagcgTCACTTTGTCCCAAGTGTCTAGACATGCTGAGGACGAAATGACCTTGCGTTCAACAGGTCTCTCCTTGAGTGTGGGCACCCAGTACTACTAAGCAGGCTTCAGCCAAGATAAGTCCTCCCAACCTTTGAGCGACGACGAGGCCAGAAGAGTTAAGTCCTCCttcgccctcgagcgatgtcgaggccatagAAAAGATGTGTCCTCTTTCATCTTTAAGCGATGACGAGGCCATTAACACCTTCGACAGTAGGTGCCTCAGGGCCACGAAGGGTAAGCAAAGATCAAGCTAAAGGTTTATTACGAGTTAAAGAAGCAGAAGGAATTCGCGGAGCAAGAGAAAGCAAGTAAACACGATGGTCGATACGAAGATAAAACACGAACACGTTTACCAAGCAGTAAAAGAAGAAAGGCATAAGTAAAgatatgaagatgaaatgaTTGACTATAGTGAGTGTGGCAGTACAAAGAAATATATGTTTATAAAGGTACAAATTAGAAAGGAGGCTAATCCTCAGGGATATCTAAGGGAATGACTTTGCCTTCAACGATGTGGTTGAGAGGGATGTAGCAAGAGGTGTCGATCCCTGGGTTTGCGCAGGCCGTTTGGGCTAGAGCTTCTACGAACCCATAAGCGAAGGTGTCAACGGTGTTGTCGATCAGCTCTTTCTCCGCCTTCTCGAAGCGCTCGGCTTGGGAAGCCAGCT encodes:
- the LOC137805640 gene encoding uncharacterized protein, with translation MSPRVINKDMLVHAFKKGVLPGLFSESLIRSHTSTFAEIRRCALAHIVAKTEVSEKRGSAVPAKSRGGSGKSQQPMRVHEAREGKKDQGRGRARESNVLPRFDFVVELAELIAIPAIAARLRALEKTGKVLGRKKNVWRRKVIGRRGHQQKISNTRYLVDFRWVLSIDGSSNQQGSGAGVILEGPNGGLIEQSLRFAFKASNNQAEYEALIAGMLLAREMGARSLLAKSDSLLVTGQVTGEFQAKDPQMAAYLEYVQLLKTSFTEFELVHVPREQNARADLLAKLASSGKGGKQRTVIQETLKICVHGEQCARLMSELHEGVCGSHVGGRALASMILRAGYYWPTLKEDCVRYAQRCKQCQLHADWHKAPPEELKSIHSPWPFHTWGIDILGHFPLAIRQMKFLIVAIEYFTKWVEAEPVAHITAQKVEHFVWKNIVCRFGVPKRLVESANRVLLRGLKRRLEKAKGKWAEEVPRIVWSYHTTPQSSTHETPFSLVYGTDAMIPVEIQESSPRFLNFIAEESNEERKVNLDLLDEVREEARVSVEAVKRRVERRHNSKVRLSRFQKGDLVMRKAHQNEMENKLSPKWTGPYRVVEALENGAYWLETLEGGAIPRTWNATHLKFYFN